One window of Canis lupus baileyi chromosome 21, mCanLup2.hap1, whole genome shotgun sequence genomic DNA carries:
- the LOC140613502 gene encoding interferon-induced transmembrane protein 1-like, translated as MMQNKVDVRGAPLSTAPATTTVINVPVETVVPDHVVWSLFNTIFLNWFCLGFVAFVYSVKARDRKMVGDLTGAQSFASTARCLNIWALVLGLLLTIISIVLLGMAYAAAYGALLQAMQGSGRYH; from the exons ATGATGCAGAACAAGGTGGACGTGCGGGGGGCCCCCCTGAGCACGGCTCCTGCGACAACCACGGTGATCAACGTTCCGGTGGAGACGGTCGTGCCCGACCACGTCGTCTGGTCCCTGTTCAACACCATCTTCCTGAACTGGTTCTGCCTGGGCTTCGTGGCCTTTGTCTACTCCGTGAAG GCCAGGGACCGGAAGATGGTGGGCGACCTGACCGGGGCGCAGAGCTTCGCCTCCACCGCCAGGTGCCTCAACATCTGGGCGCTGGTCCTGGGCCTCCTCCTGACCATCATATCCATTGTCCTTCTGGGCATGGCCTACGCCGCGGCCTACGGGGCCCTGTTACAGGCCATGCAGGGGAGCGGCCGCTACCACTAG
- the LOC140613503 gene encoding interferon-induced transmembrane protein 1-like: protein MMQNKVDVRGALLSTAPATTTVINVPEETVVPDHVVWSLFNTIFLNSFCLGFVAFVYSVKARDRKMVGDLTGAQSFASTARCLNIWALVLGIISIVLLGMAYAAAYGALLQVMQESGRYH from the exons ATGATGCAGAACAAGGTGGACGTGCGGGGGGCCCTCCTGAGCACGGCTCCTGCGACGACCACGGTGATCAACGTCCCGGAGGAGACGGTCGTGCCCGACCATGTCGTCTGGTCCCTGTTCAACACCATCTTCCTGAACTCGTTCTGCCTGGGCTTCGTGGCCTTCGTCTACTCCGTGAAG GCCAGGGACCGGAAGATGGTGGGCGACCTGACCGGGGCGCAGAGCTTCGCCTCCACCGCCAGGTGCCTCAACATCTGGGCACTGGTCCTGGGCATCATATCCATTGTCCTTCTGGGCATGGCCTATGCCGCGGCCTACGGGGCCCTGTTACAGGTCATGCAGGAGAGCGGCCGCTACCACTAA
- the LOC140613504 gene encoding LOW QUALITY PROTEIN: interferon-induced transmembrane protein 1-like (The sequence of the model RefSeq protein was modified relative to this genomic sequence to represent the inferred CDS: deleted 2 bases in 1 codon) — MSRAPRPLLPGARAAGPPTYEMLKEEYEVVVLVGAPQSAAPATTTVINIRGDTVVPDHVVWSLFNTVFMNWCCLGFVAFAYSVKTRDRKMAGDLTGAQSFASTARCLNIWALVLGLLLTVTFVILVSTGSLVIFETVSEMVKHYGGS; from the exons ATGAGCCGCGCCCCTCGGCCCTTGCTCCCTGGCGCCCGCGCCGCCGGCCCCCCCACCTACGAGATGCTCAAGGAGGAGTACGAGGTGGTGGTCCTC GTCGGGGCGCCCCAGAGCGCAGCTCCCGCTACCACCACCGTGATCAACATCCGCGGTGACACAGTCGTGCCCGACCACGTCGTCTGGTCCCTGTTCAACACCGTCTTCATGAACTGGTGTTGCCTGGGCTTCGTGGCCTTCGCCTACTCCgtgaag ACCAGGGACCGGAAGATGGCGGGCGACCTGACCGGGGCGCAGAGCTTCGCCTCCACCGCCAGGTGCCTCAACATCTGGGCGCTGGTCCTGGGCCTCCTCCTGACCGTCACCTTCGTCATTCTTGTCTCAACCGGCTCCCTGGTGATTTTCGAAACAGTTTCCGAGATGGTAAAACATTACGGAGGGTCGTAG
- the IFITM5 gene encoding interferon-induced transmembrane protein 5, which yields MDTAYPREDPRAPAPRKADGAAHTALAVGAPRPPPRDHLLWSVFSTLYLNLCCLGFLALAYSIKARDQKVAGDLEAARRFGSKAKCYNILATMWALVPPLLLLALVVTGALHLSRLAKDSAAFFSTKFEDSDYD from the exons ATGGACACGGCGTACCCCCGCGAGGACCCCCGGGCCCCGGCGCCCCGCAAGGCGGACGGCGCGGCGCACACGGCCCTGGCCGTCGGGGCGCCGAGGCCCCCGCCCCGGGACCACCTGCTCTGGTCGGTGTTCAGCACCCTCTACCTGAACCTGTGCTGCCTCGGCTTCCTGGCGCTGGCCTACTCCATCAAg GCCCGAGACCAGAAGGTGGCTGGAGACCTGGAGGCAGCCCGGCGATTCGGCTCCAAAGCCAAGTGCTACAACATCCTGGCCACGATGTGGGCGCTGGTGCCGCCTCTGCTGCTGTTGGCGCTGGTGGTGACCGGGGCGCTGCACCTGTCCCGGCTGGCCAAGGACTCTGCGGCCTTCTTTAGCACCAAGTTCGAGGACTCGGACTATGACTGA